A single window of Aspergillus flavus chromosome 4, complete sequence DNA harbors:
- a CDS encoding AT DNA binding protein, with protein MSFRSSSSSPDILGPPGDVEYLVSSPFKPFSGRQSVMSPANFKLLQTPRFAKRRGSRINLSPAKSSHSIRFDDVVLPGSPSSKLIGRQRSLSPEKLQPDGNVSPWRIRVTLEATQDEEMNQDSPSRKRPRNSTMTTKVPLKDEADTMEQTPRKRRGRPRKSDTMVQSATPNGGSPGHTPGPGGASAQKRKRGRPRKYLPEPDAVDDVADQVANSQVHEPSVVEPEPSWAPLNLAADGESDDGLPDDQGYAEPFEGEAQMEQFDDNPQNQSPGVEYERTYDTPNVDYMDDVYMQNDENIHSTPSKMPSPSRESQIISPDNTIYAGRTPRPPRQYPTPASSSLVDEERQDRGAQNSISRNRFRQSGVHATNDPTDEHREFDSIMESEGFSMVSLDTLPSAKQHGLSASSQVTKGALKPFLERESNGVLRRKSSIRNQANEEEAGLITQPEPSALAQEKATVDYRSARAYSSPTSPAPVPVQASSRRRRRPIARFVRLVRVGIALESALRRPYDREYPRGLLSSPEIRVSQDQMSSLETSRKRLELLFSEFDSEIQRDLQSALKFGQELAKRRVQAEIENARKAPEMETITETTPKGLSETSGSREMSREPDGLRDYDTPGSEMRRRMEEWQREREAISREIQLANSSQVIVIDSDVSGPPSPEGGMAAPKADEERDWTSDIDRGDADALSVHDKPEDGRFSEQEEEDEDDGYEDIWQQEANDRGDLSDRSSVSYVHQSLDNNRQESSPQTNSSISERSAIDNSYSPAYWTNAHDKVPFLGKSRIKELREQDVDISALLRPGATPKRSRYYYGQSRPPSTENGRDPEQPQPTAVPYSEEAKEDEYEEEEVQGVRQDEEDHLLEPPQSDDYLESSPQRAPGEETFQLDPTTNFENARQHSDLWLEGYGDGNLSDAASPEPQTAHETPVLTPERQQPSSTRKQASSWLQKITNLTPQWLKVPKRRSFAEPALSVYDEASEDEDDDGSRSRNVEENYMEEAPRLHRDHEQQSLSSPLDDQSPNVEAKDDTYDRPLPLAVSGYFSDDHYILLRRLYRLAKRHPERFIYYPGPGRSDIIGDWIWTSDGLHGVPITERQFAIIDRFVQELAKADLQAGGTGQVGWTEADLHRRLISVIIGEQIREEMKAQLHDEQSTAGHSRRRRAPTSSWY; from the coding sequence ATGTCCTTCCGCAGCTCTAGCTCTTCTCCGGACATTCTTGGGCCACCTGGCGACGTCGAATATTTGGTTTCCTCTCCGTTCAAACCTTTCTCCGGGCGCCAAAGCGTCATGTCGCCTGCAAATTTCAAACTCCTTCAAACGCCGCGCTTCGCCAAACGCAGAGGGTCGCGCATCAACCTAAGCCCTGCCAAAAGTTCGCATTCTATCCGCTTCGACGATGTGGTGCTTCCTGGGTCTCCGTCAAGCAAATTGATCGGTCGGCAAAGGTCCCTTTCCCCTGAAAAGCTGCAGCCCGACGGGAACGTGAGTCCGTGGAGGATTCGAGTAACATTGGAGGCAACACAAGACGAGGAAATGAACCAAGACAGCCCTTCGCGCAAACGCCCCCGGAATTCTACCATGACAACCAAAGTACCGCTGAAGGATGAGGCAGACACTATGGAGCAGACCCCTAGAAAACGCCGCGGACGCCCGAGGAAGTCAGACACAATGGTTCAAAGCGCGACACCGAATGGGGGGAGTCCTGGTCATACTCCTGGCCCGGGAGGCGCAAGTGCGCAAAAGAGGAAGCGAGGTAGACCTAGGAAATATCTCCCGGAGCCGGATGCCGTAGACGACGTTGCCGATCAGGTGGCAAATAGCCAGGTACATGAGCCGTCTGTTGTCGAGCCCGAGCCAAGTTGGGCTCCCCTGAACCTTGCTGCAGATGGCGAATCTGACGATGGCTTGCCGGATGATCAAGGCTACGCAGAACCCTTTGAGGGTGAGGCTCAGATGGAGCAATTTGATGATAACCCTCAGAATCAGAGTCCTGGAGTTGAATATGAGCGTACTTACGATACGCCAAATGTCGATTATATGGATGATGTTTATATGCAGAATGACGAGAATATACATTCAACACCATCAAAGATGCCTTCTCCATCTCGTGAGAGCCAGATTATCTCTCCAGATAACACCATATACGCTGGTCGTACACCTAGACCGCCTCGTCAATACCCCACCCcagcatcctcatcattAGTCGATGAGGAAAGACAAGACCGAGGGGCGCAAAACTCTATCTCGCGCAATCGCTTTCGCCAAAGCGGAGTTCATGCTACAAACGACCCTACAGATGAACACAGAGAATTCGATTCTATAATGGAGAGTGAAGGGTTTAGCATGGTTTCGCTGGATACACTACCGTCAGCTAAACAACATGGACTCAGCGCCAGCTCTCAAGTAACAAAGGGCGCTTTGAAGCCGTTTCTGGAGCGGGAAAGCAACGGTGTCTTAAGACGAAAATCCTCGATCCGGAATCAGgccaatgaagaagaagccggtCTAATTACGCAACCTGAGCCATCAGCCCTGGCACAAGAGAAGGCTACTGTGGACTACAGGTCCGCTAGGGCATATTCTTCCCCTACTTCTCCAGCGCCTGTTCCGGTTCAAGCCTCTAGCAGACGGCGGCGACGACCAATAGCCAGGTTTGTGAGGTTGGTCCGTGTGGGCATTGCTCTGGAGAGCGCTCTAAGGCGTCCGTATGACAGAGAGTATCCCCGAGGTCTCCTGTCAAGTCCTGAGATACGCGTGTCGCAAGATCAGATGTCCAGCTTGGAGACATCTAGGAAACGATTGGAGCTGCTCTTCAGCGAATTCGATTCAGAGATACAACGCGATCTACAGTCGGCCTTGAAATTCGGTCAAGAGCTCGCGAAGAGACGAGTGCAGGCAGAGATTGAGAATGCAAGGAAAGCCCCTGAGATGGAAACTATCACAGAAACCACGCCAAAAGGCCTGAGCGAAACAAGTGGGTCTCGGGAAATGTCGCGGGAACCTGATGGACTAAGGGACTACGATACACCAGGCTCAGAGATGAGGCGTCGGATGGAAGAATGGCAACGGGAGAGGGAAGCTATCAGCCGCGAAATTCAATTGGCCAACTCAAGCCAGGTCATTGTTATTGACAGTGATGTGAGTGGCCCTCCGAGTCCAGAGGGGGGCATGGCTGCTCCCAAAGCTGATGAAGAGCGTGACTGGACCTCTGACATCGATCGTGGAGACGCAGATGCACTATCAGTGCATGACAAACCCGAAGATGGTCGCTTTAGTGAacaagaggaggaagacgaagatgacggATACGAAGATATCTGGCAACAAGAGGCTAATGATAGAGGCGATCTTTCGGACCGCTCGTCTGTTTCGTATGTTCATCAAAGCTTGGACAATAACAGGCAAGAGTCTAGTCCTCAAACAAATAGCTCGATATCTGAACGGAGTGCTATCGATAATTCGTATTCTCCAGCCTACTGGACCAATGCTCACGACAAGGTGCCGTTTCTAGGCAAGTCGCGAATCAAAGAGCTACGAGAACAGGATGTTGATATTTCCGCACTATTGCGTCCAGGGGCTACCCCCAAACGTTCGCGTTACTACTACGGGCAAAGCAGGCCCCCAAGTACAGAAAACGGACGAGATCCCgagcagccacagccaaCCGCGGTACCCTACAGCGAGGAGGCAAAGGAGGATGAatacgaggaagaagaagtacaGGGAGTGCGgcaggatgaggaggatcaCTTACTTGAACCTCCGCAGTCAGATGATTATCTGGAGTCAAGCCCTCAGAGAGCCCCAGGGGAAGAGACATTCCAGCTGGATCCAACTACGAATTTTGAAAATGCACGACAACACTCGGATTTGTGGCTAGAAGGGTATGGTGATGGGAATCTTTCAGATGCAGCTTCACCTGAACCACAGACCGCTCACGAGACACCTGTCCTCACCCCCGAACGCCAGCAGCCCTCCAGTACCAGAAAACAAGCATCATCCTGGCTCCAAAAGATTACTAATCTTACGCCTCAATGGTTGAAAGTaccaaaaagaagatcaTTTGCAGAGCCTGCTCTATCTGTATATGACGAGGCTTcagaggacgaagatgatgacgggTCCCGCTCGAGAAACGTGGAAGAAAACTACATGGAGGAAGCGCCAAGACTGCATCGGGACCATGAACAACAGAGCCTTTCTAGCCCGTTAGACGACCAGTCGCCCAATGTAGAAGCAAAAGACGATACGTATGATCGTCCTTTGCCGCTGGCTGTCTCTGGATATTTCTCTGACGATCACTACATCCTCCTTCGTCGTCTTTACCGTCTGGCAAAAAGACATCCAGAACGCTTCATTTACTACCCTGGTCCAGGGCGATCGGATATCATTGGTGATTGGATATGGACGTCGGACGGTTTACATGGGGTCCCCATCACGGAGCGTCAGTTTGCCATTATTGACAGATTCGTGCAGGAGTTGGCCAAGGCCGACCTACAGGCCGGTGGAACAGGCCAAGTTGGCTGGACGGAAGCCGATTTGCATAGAAGACTGATCAGCGTGATCATTGGTGAACAGATTCGGGAAGAGATGAAAGCACAGTTACACGACGAACAGTCAACAGCGGGGCattcgagaagaaggcgtGCCCCTACCAGTTCGTGGTACTGA